CTCGGAAAGAGCTGTGAAGTTTTGATGTTTGGTAATGGAGAATCAGTGCAAGTCATTTTCGCTTATCTGAACTCTCGAGCATTATTTGCATAGCAGAGGTAAATTTATCTTACCCGAGTTGGTTTGTACTTATACTATAAATAAACTCTAGTTGCAGGTGAaaagttgtatatatataaatgtataaactAGGTACATGCCAAATGTGATACCGCACTTAGTGCAAAACGTCCAGCTTCTTGCATGGATCCAGTGGAGCATGTGGATTGACCATATAAGAGATGCCGATTAATGAGTGTCTCTGGAGACAAACCGTTATAAGGTAAAACATCCGACACTTTCATTGACATACATACAAGGTAGGTTGCTGATTTGTATCACGTATAGCTTCTGTTCTGACCCTTCAATAACTGTTTTCACCatttgcttcttctttctcaAATAACTGATGATTTTACCGGTATGAATGATGATTTCAAGCTAGCTTCGTTTTGCAGGTCCATCTTGGTCCAGTTTCTGCTGCGCGATGGATCTAAGCACCCAAGACGCGCGGGCTTATAATCCGGATTCACACCGATTACAACTTAACAAGTGTAGGGAACAACATTTGATCACTAGACAGGGAATCGTTTTTAATACAGGTAAATGCATGAGAACTATTGAGATGTTCTTGATTCCTGGTCTTAATTCTAACGTTATAACTGTTGACAGGCAGGCTCGTTGGACAAAAGCTACCGAAGTTTTAGTTTTGTCAATGGGGATTATATAATAAGAGTAACGTGGAAGCACCACAATGATATAGTTCATCTGCTAGAGAGACGAGACCATTGATAGTTTGATACAGAACAAGGAAAAATAGCAAAGCTTTTGTTGTCATAAGACTCTCATAGTCATAGCAAGATTTGTAAGGATTTGATGATTGGTAATGAAGAACCACTTAAGTATTCATACTATATTATTACAAAACAAACTATACAATGAAAAGTGAAAACTATATTAACGCAAATAATCGTGTGATTATATTACTTTTCGTAGATGACGTGGATATCTTATCCACCGTCGATTAAATCTTTTCGCAGTGAACCCGCACAGCTCAACACCACCTCCCCTCGGACCAACCATCACACCGAGTCTCGACCCAGAGGGCTTCCTCAGTCCTCCACAACTCTCCTCCCTTGCGTTCTTACTTCTCTCCCGATCCAAACTCTCACCATTCTACAATTTTGATTCAATTCGATTCACTCTCTCCCAAATCTCTAATCCGATTTTCGAGATTCAATCCTCCCCCAGATCACCTTTTGTTTCGGTTCATGATTCTGATTCCGTGAGAGACCTTATGGATTCGCACCCTTCCTTAATCGGAAGGTCCATCGGCAACAGCAACCGATCCAGCGTAGATCTCGGCCGTTCAACGCCTTCCTCTCCTTCCCCTTCATCGCTAACCAAATCGATCTCCGATGCAAGTAGCCAGAGCCTCTCTTCGATCCTCAACAACCCGCACGGAGGCAAATCCGGCGTCTACGGCTCCGACGCCTCCTGGGTTGGTTGGTGGTCATCCTCAACCTCCGTAGCTCCCTCCGAGTTCGCTCCCGTCGCTTCGACCAAGCTCCCCGGGTCGGACCTCACCAGATCCGACTTCCACGGATACGTCTCCTCGATCTCCGACTCTCACGCTAGGTTCGAGGATATCATCAACCACGCGAAGGAAGAGAGCTCCGGGTTTGATCAGGAGAGCCACGTGTCCGGTTTAGCTTCGTGTCTCCGCGAGGTCCCTTCGCTCTACTTCAAGGAGGATTTCGCGTTGGAGGACGGAGCTACATTTCGCTCCGCGTGTCCTTTCTCGACGTTGACGGAGAATCTAGCGCTTCAGGAGAAGCTGTCGCAGTATCTCGATGTGGTGGAGATGCATCTTGTGAAGGAGATCTCGGTGAGGTCTGATTCGTTCTTCGAGGCGCAGGGGCAGTTGCAGGATTTGAATGTGAAGATTGTTGAGGGGTGTAGTAGGATCCGTGAGTTGAAAGAGACTATTAGGCTTCTTGATAGGAACTTGGTGGATTCTGCTAGGCAGATTCAGGAGCTGAGCTCGACTAGGATTAATATGTTGGAGCTGCAGCGTAAATTGAGGGTCATTTTGTATGTTAACCAAGCTCTCTCTGCACTCAAATTGGTAATTGTTCTTAGACTGATTCGCTTTGAGTAGTGTCAAGTTAGCTACTTTTGAGTGTTTCCACTGTTTTCCTGATAGAAGTTTGATTCTTTATTGTTCAGCTTGTTGCGTCCGCAGATTGTGCTGGAGCGTTGGATATAACTGACGATCTCCAGAACTTGTTGGTAAGTCATCTGTGACTgatgtgggggggggggggggggggggtactgTTAGATGGTTAGATTGATCTTTCGTAAGAagctaaaattgttttatatcctTATCAGGCCGGGGATGAGCTAACTGGTCTACATTGCTTCCGTCACCTTCGAGATCATGTCACTACTTCCATAGAGTCCATAAACAGGTGCGAATATGATAACTGACTAAAATAGGCATTGTTCAGTTTGACTGTACTGCTCTTTTAGGAGAAGCGCTAAATTTTTTTGAGCTTTTGTTTGCCGGCAGTAAAATGTTTCTTATATTCGTGGATAGAATGGAACACAATGAGACCCAGTCGGATTTCATGTTAATTGTGCCAAGTACCATACCAAACCAGCCAATCTAGTgattatgtttttagttttgttgttGAGCCTCTTGAATTTTTATCAGATAGTAAGGCAGTTGATATCAGGTTCTTGCAGCTCTGTTTTTTTCCTTCTGTGATATTCTTTGGCAGCTAGTTATTCATAGCAAATAGTATTTCTGTAACCTGCAAAGGTCACTGTTTCTTACTGTAAATCAATCATTTCATGCGGCAGACATTTTCTCCGTCTGATGATTATGAATACACCCAGGCTTGTAGGCATTTGTATCAATTAAATGTTTAGTATACTGATTTTCTTTAGTAATGCTGCTTGGTAAAAGATTTAGTAGTTCACTGTTTTAGTTCACCTTCTATATTTAACTATCCTGTTTCTCTAGTACTCTCTTTTATTTGGTCTAATGTCTGATGACTTGTTGATTTTTTCTTTGTAGTATTCTCACAGCTGAATTTATGCGTATCTCAATACACAATACTGGGGAAATAGATGTACTGATTTTATCTGCTGCAAAAAAACGTGGATCCATATCTTCTAACGGGGAGATGAGTGAAGTAAGTCTCATCCGATACAGATGCATATTTTTGATGAATTTGGGCGCTTTTTGTACCATGTGGAGCTTAAAACTGAATAAATCTTTACCTGTGAGAAGCGGTAGATTAATCAGAAAATAAGTGGAAGAATATCCAGCATGACTCGTAATAATAATCTTCCACCTTTGCAGGTtaagatagaagaagaagatacgTCTACCTTATGTGATCGGCTTCTTCCTCTAGTAATTGGATTGCTAAGAACGGTGAGTGGCCgttcctttatttttttcaacacATGCTAGCACTGAGGTTCACAAtggttttttgttttaatatcttCGTTAGTGCTATCTCTGGTCATTATTGTTTGATTCGTATTAATTGTTTAGTCTGAATTATGTTTctcatttgtttttctttgaacTGTTTATTGTAGGCAAAGTTCCCATCAATTTTGAGGATGTATCGTGAGGCACTGACATCTGAAATGAAAAACGCAATCAAGAACGCAGTTGCTGAGCTGCTTCCAGTTCTTGTTGCAAGATCGCTCGAATCTGATTTTTCACATGGGGAGCGCTCAGTAGATGTTGATGGTGagattataattattattactatgTATTAAGATTGTCATGTGACTTAGTTTATGTCTGATACATAGTTGAACATAAGTTTAGTACTTGAAAATACTGTGTATTTACAtgtgcttgtttttttttgtcctcTAACTTAGTAACTTGATCTGAGACCCGGCAGGGACGTAGTATACATGGAAATTAGTTAACTGATGAAGAATGTTGGctgaagatttatttttatcctTCTCTTAggataatgtattttatttcgCTGGTAGTTTGTCTCTCCGGAATCCATTCTTATTCCTAGTGCGTATACAGGTGGTGGATTATCTCTCGCGAGCAAGTTGAGGGCGCTGTCATCTGAGGCATTTGTTAATCTCTTAACTGCTATTTATAGGATTGTTCAGGTAATATATGCATCAATTatgaaatatcttttatttaaacacGTATATGTCTGTTTATGTTACACCATTGGCAGCATCTTTATTTTGACTTTGATACATATACCTTATTGAGGCTAAGAACGTTTCACCCCCCGAACCAATTAGATGATTGGTTAAGATGTAACATGATTTCATTTCATTTAGTGAATGCAGGCACATCTTGTTCGGGCTTCGGAAGTGAAAAAGGCAATTGAATGGATCCTCTGCAATATCGATGGACATTATGCAGCTGATTCCGTTGCAGCTGCAATTGCTGTTGGTGCTGTAGCGGCCGAATCAATCCAGGAAACAGGTTTCCAAGGCGAGCTGTCTTCTCCATTGGGTAAGGCTACCTTAAAGGCTTCTCCATTGCAGAGAAAAACAAGCGACACATCAAGCTTGATAAATATGTCAAGAAACTTCAGGTTTTCtggtttatttgtttatttatttattccaaATTGTCGCAGTTGCCTGTAACACAAACCTTTGTTATTCTTGAAACTAAAGTAGGTTTTCTATTTCTCTTATTTATATAGAGCCGATGTCTTGAGAGAAAACACAGAAGCTGTCTTTGCGGCCTGTGAGGTTACTCATGCTAGATGGGCAAAGCTACTAGGAGTCCGtgctcttcttcatccaaaattaaaattgcAGGAGTTTATGAGCATTTATGATCTCACCCAAGAATTTATAACAGCTACAGAAAAGGTGTTTGttcaaaacttttctttcataaaAGAGATAAGAAATTGCATTGCTATTCTTGCCTGACATTCTTATGGAAATTATCAGATTGGCGGACGGTTGGGATCTAGTATTCGTGGGACGCTGCAATCACAAGCCAAAGCCTTTGTAGATTCCCAGCATGAAGCTCGGGTTagtctatgtatatatatacctttAGAAGTTTTACAGAAAGGACATCTACATCTTTGTTTACTTCCATGGCTTACAAAAAAAAGTGGGAGAAAATAGTTACACTAAGAGCAATATGCCCAAAGCCATCTCTATACTTTGTGCAGCAGAAAAGTTAAACTTACATTTAATAACAGAGTAGTGTTGAGCTATATTGACTTCATCCCATAGATCCATAGTCCGTAATTATTTTACCACCTAACTTCTTTCATTATCAAGTGTTCTGGTCGTTATTCTAAGTTTTATCTTACTTTGTTGTAGATGACAAAACTGAAAGCTGTCCTTGATCAAGAAACATGGGATGAGATGGATGTTCCCGAAGAATTCCAATCCATAATCAGTTCTCTTTTCGCATCCCAGGAGTTGATTTCTAGGAAAGCTGATGATGCTGATACTTTAACATACCACCGAAACCCACTCACTCCCAATGGGTCGCTCCCTT
The Brassica napus cultivar Da-Ae chromosome A1, Da-Ae, whole genome shotgun sequence DNA segment above includes these coding regions:
- the LOC106437855 gene encoding vacuolar protein sorting-associated protein 54, chloroplastic; translation: MDSHPSLIGRSIGNSNRSSVDLGRSTPSSPSPSSLTKSISDASSQSLSSILNNPHGGKSGVYGSDASWVGWWSSSTSVAPSEFAPVASTKLPGSDLTRSDFHGYVSSISDSHARFEDIINHAKEESSGFDQESHVSGLASCLREVPSLYFKEDFALEDGATFRSACPFSTLTENLALQEKLSQYLDVVEMHLVKEISVRSDSFFEAQGQLQDLNVKIVEGCSRIRELKETIRLLDRNLVDSARQIQELSSTRINMLELQRKLRVILYVNQALSALKLLVASADCAGALDITDDLQNLLAGDELTGLHCFRHLRDHVTTSIESINSILTAEFMRISIHNTGEIDVLILSAAKKRGSISSNGEMSEVKIEEEDTSTLCDRLLPLVIGLLRTAKFPSILRMYREALTSEMKNAIKNAVAELLPVLVARSLESDFSHGERSVDVDGGGLSLASKLRALSSEAFVNLLTAIYRIVQAHLVRASEVKKAIEWILCNIDGHYAADSVAAAIAVGAVAAESIQETGFQGELSSPLGKATLKASPLQRKTSDTSSLINMSRNFRADVLRENTEAVFAACEVTHARWAKLLGVRALLHPKLKLQEFMSIYDLTQEFITATEKIGGRLGSSIRGTLQSQAKAFVDSQHEARMTKLKAVLDQETWDEMDVPEEFQSIISSLFASQELISRKADDADTLTYHRNPLTPNGSLPSGTEDQNTELRNENSESSEGPAVSNAQVKSTVSPESLERSKAGVSSVAKAHVKSNLFYQGVGYHMVNCGLILLKMLSEYIDMNNSLPALSSEVVLRVVEVLRFFNTRTCQLVLGAGAMQVSGLKSIKAKHLALASQVIDFTYTIIPESRRIMFSKVPETRKPLLSVEIDRVAQDYRVHRDEIYAKLVQIMRERLLAHLHGLPKVVESWNRPPDTNKQTKEFAWPLTREVGYLHRVLSETLHEADVQAIFRQVISIIHTQTSQTLSNLEISSPEAKKRLKLHVELILKCIRSLPSDNANESGIPNWGQLDEFFAQHFKEEEEGREAE